The following are encoded together in the Dyella terrae genome:
- the infC gene encoding translation initiation factor IF-3 produces the protein MATTDTKGNRRNLEIRVPRVRVIGADSEQLGILTRDEALALAQEAGMDLVEIQPNGDPPVCRIMDYGKFKFEAQKKAQAAKKKQKQVEIKEVKFRPVTDVGDYQIKLRNMLRFLEEGDKVKVTIRFRGREMSHQDLGQNLARKIQEDVGENGVVESFPRLEGRQMVMMIGPKKK, from the coding sequence ATCGCTACCACCGACACAAAGGGCAATCGCCGTAACCTTGAGATCCGCGTCCCGCGCGTTCGCGTGATCGGCGCAGATTCGGAACAGCTAGGCATCCTTACCCGCGACGAGGCACTGGCCTTGGCTCAAGAGGCGGGCATGGACCTGGTCGAGATCCAGCCGAACGGCGACCCACCGGTCTGCCGCATCATGGATTACGGTAAGTTCAAGTTCGAAGCCCAGAAGAAGGCCCAGGCGGCCAAGAAGAAGCAAAAGCAGGTTGAAATCAAGGAAGTGAAGTTCCGTCCGGTCACGGACGTGGGCGACTACCAGATCAAGCTGCGCAACATGCTTCGCTTCCTCGAAGAGGGCGACAAGGTCAAGGTCACCATCCGCTTCCGCGGCCGTGAAATGTCCCATCAGGATCTGGGCCAGAATCTGGCCAGGAAGATCCAGGAAGATGTCGGCGAGAACGGTGTGGTGGAGTCTTTCCCCCGCCTGGAAGGTCGTCAGATGGTCATGATGATTGGGCCGAAGAAGAAGTAA
- a CDS encoding MerR family transcriptional regulator → MLDQGNNTELPAIPAKRYFTIGEVSELCGVKPHVLRYWEQEFPALNPVKRRGNRRYYQRHDVLMIRQIRGLLYDEGFTITGARARLEGPQARMESSISHQIVRQVRMELEEVLALLRR, encoded by the coding sequence ATGCTGGACCAAGGGAATAACACCGAGCTGCCGGCCATCCCGGCGAAGCGCTACTTCACGATCGGTGAAGTGAGCGAACTGTGTGGCGTCAAGCCGCACGTGCTGCGGTATTGGGAACAGGAATTTCCCGCACTCAATCCCGTCAAACGTCGCGGCAACCGTCGCTACTATCAGCGTCACGATGTACTGATGATCCGTCAGATTCGTGGCCTGCTATACGACGAAGGCTTCACCATTACGGGTGCCCGTGCCCGTCTGGAAGGTCCGCAGGCGCGCATGGAATCAAGCATTTCCCACCAGATCGTGCGCCAGGTGCGCATGGAACTGGAAGAAGTGCTGGCGCTGCTGCGCCGCTAA
- the pheT gene encoding phenylalanine--tRNA ligase subunit beta, protein MKFSENWLRHHVPTKASRDELSATLTAIGLEVEDVTALGDSLDGVVVARIVSAQKHPEADRLQVCEVDTGNGTVQIVCGAPNARPGLVAPLATVGATLPGGIAIKAAKLRGVESFGMLCSAKELGIDPDASGLLELPADAPVGTPLATYLGLPDASIEIKLTPNRADCFSVRGIAFDVAAALGGEVIPLDAQAVPAQNDATMQVVLGAGERVPRFAGRVIDNVDASVSTPVWMAERLRRSGLRPISFLVDVTQYVMLELGQPMHAFDKDKLEGDIVVRPARTNEKLALLDGRTVELSDDFLVVSDSVGGKGARAVALGGIMGGSETRVTETTRNVFLEAAHWIPSAIIGRSRKLGMHTDAGHRFERGVDPELPGIAVEYATRLILDIAGGVPGPLVDVTLPEHLRSPEPILLRRARLARVLGLTVADAEVVRIFTALGMKVELQADGWKVTAPSRRFDIEREEDLIEEVARIHGYENIPTHTPAGALTLAVEPEGRLNELAVREQLAARAYYEAVNLAFIGHDVLQRWGMTEQLVPLANPLSADLAVMRPSLLPGLIVALSHNRARQQERVRLFELGRTFRIDAEAAARKDAPTETPMLAIAACGTAHAEQWGEASRSLEFHDLKGDLDALIAWGGEPERWAIHADGLPSWLHPGRGARVTRDGNTVGFLGALHPQLAKALDLGADVHVLELALEPVLARRLPKAQPVPRFPSVRRDIAVDVPEEVTWSQIEQVVRKTLGGQLKELCLFDRYSGKGVEVGRKSLAMGLILQDASRTLTDDDADRNIREAVVALEMACKAKLRG, encoded by the coding sequence ATGAAATTCTCCGAAAACTGGCTGCGTCACCATGTGCCGACGAAGGCATCGCGTGACGAACTTTCCGCGACGCTAACGGCGATCGGTCTGGAGGTTGAAGACGTCACCGCGCTGGGCGACTCGCTCGACGGCGTGGTCGTGGCCCGCATCGTCAGCGCCCAGAAGCATCCTGAGGCGGATCGCCTGCAGGTGTGTGAAGTGGACACCGGCAACGGCACCGTGCAGATCGTCTGCGGCGCGCCCAATGCGCGCCCGGGTCTCGTGGCGCCGCTGGCGACGGTGGGTGCCACCTTGCCGGGCGGCATCGCCATCAAGGCGGCGAAGCTGCGTGGCGTTGAATCGTTCGGCATGCTTTGCTCGGCCAAGGAGCTGGGCATCGATCCGGATGCGTCCGGCCTGCTTGAGCTCCCGGCCGATGCACCGGTGGGTACGCCACTCGCCACCTATCTCGGTCTGCCGGATGCGAGCATTGAGATCAAACTCACACCCAACCGCGCCGATTGCTTCAGTGTGCGTGGCATCGCTTTCGATGTCGCCGCCGCGTTGGGTGGTGAAGTCATTCCGCTGGATGCCCAGGCTGTGCCGGCTCAGAATGACGCGACCATGCAGGTTGTGCTTGGTGCGGGCGAGCGCGTGCCGCGTTTTGCTGGACGCGTGATCGACAACGTCGACGCGAGCGTATCGACACCCGTTTGGATGGCAGAACGCCTGCGCCGCAGCGGCCTGCGTCCGATCAGCTTCCTTGTCGATGTCACGCAATACGTCATGCTGGAACTTGGCCAGCCGATGCATGCGTTCGACAAGGACAAGCTAGAAGGCGACATCGTCGTCCGCCCGGCTCGCACGAACGAGAAGCTGGCGCTCCTCGATGGCCGCACCGTTGAGCTGAGCGACGATTTCCTCGTCGTCTCCGACAGTGTTGGTGGCAAGGGCGCTCGCGCGGTGGCACTGGGCGGCATCATGGGCGGCTCGGAGACGCGCGTCACTGAGACCACGCGCAACGTGTTCCTCGAAGCAGCCCACTGGATTCCCTCGGCCATCATCGGCCGCAGCCGCAAGCTAGGCATGCATACGGATGCAGGGCATCGCTTCGAGCGTGGCGTCGATCCGGAACTGCCGGGCATTGCCGTTGAATACGCCACGCGATTGATCCTCGATATTGCTGGTGGTGTGCCCGGCCCGTTGGTGGACGTCACCCTGCCGGAACACCTGCGATCGCCTGAGCCGATCCTGCTGCGCCGTGCGCGCTTGGCTCGTGTGCTGGGCCTGACCGTCGCCGATGCCGAGGTGGTGCGCATCTTCACGGCGCTGGGCATGAAGGTCGAGCTGCAGGCCGATGGCTGGAAAGTCACCGCGCCGAGTCGTCGTTTCGACATCGAGCGCGAAGAAGACTTGATCGAAGAAGTCGCGCGCATCCACGGTTACGAGAACATCCCGACGCACACGCCTGCCGGCGCGCTGACGCTGGCCGTTGAGCCGGAAGGCCGCCTCAACGAGTTGGCCGTGCGCGAACAGCTGGCCGCACGTGCTTACTACGAAGCGGTGAACCTCGCTTTCATCGGTCATGACGTGCTTCAGCGCTGGGGCATGACCGAGCAGTTGGTGCCGTTGGCCAATCCGCTATCGGCAGACCTTGCCGTGATGCGTCCTTCGCTACTGCCGGGCCTAATCGTTGCGCTCTCGCACAACCGCGCCCGCCAGCAGGAACGCGTGCGCCTGTTCGAACTGGGTCGCACCTTCCGCATTGATGCGGAGGCGGCCGCCCGCAAGGACGCACCGACTGAAACGCCGATGCTGGCCATCGCTGCTTGCGGCACGGCTCATGCGGAGCAGTGGGGCGAAGCATCCCGCTCGCTCGAATTCCATGACCTGAAGGGCGACCTCGACGCCCTGATCGCCTGGGGCGGCGAGCCGGAGCGTTGGGCCATCCACGCCGATGGGCTGCCGAGTTGGCTGCATCCGGGTCGCGGTGCCCGCGTAACCCGCGACGGCAACACGGTGGGCTTCCTCGGTGCGCTGCACCCCCAACTGGCTAAAGCCCTGGACCTCGGCGCCGATGTCCATGTGCTGGAGCTGGCGTTGGAGCCAGTGCTAGCCCGTCGCCTGCCCAAGGCACAGCCTGTGCCCCGGTTCCCGTCCGTTCGCCGCGATATCGCGGTTGATGTGCCGGAAGAGGTGACCTGGTCACAGATTGAGCAGGTAGTCCGGAAGACCTTGGGCGGTCAGCTGAAAGAGTTGTGCCTGTTCGACCGTTACAGCGGCAAGGGAGTCGAAGTGGGCCGAAAGAGTCTCGCTATGGGCTTGATTTTACAGGACGCTTCACGCACGCTTACTGACGACGACGCTGACCGTAACATTCGCGAAGCAGTCGTAGCGTTGGAGATGGCATGCAAGGCGAAGTTGCGAGGATAA
- a CDS encoding helix-turn-helix domain-containing protein produces the protein MDLCATDSYVSGIERGRRNPSLKSMQRVAAQLDRSLDEVFILARQLAEIGAGKPAKGS, from the coding sequence ATGGATTTGTGTGCCACGGACTCCTACGTCAGTGGAATTGAGCGAGGGCGCCGCAATCCCTCCCTAAAGTCCATGCAGCGAGTCGCGGCCCAGCTAGATAGGTCACTGGATGAAGTGTTCATCTTGGCCCGCCAGCTGGCCGAGATAGGGGCTGGGAAGCCTGCCAAGGGCAGCTAA
- the pheS gene encoding phenylalanine--tRNA ligase subunit alpha yields the protein MDDLDSRAVAALADIDKADTLEALDALRVSLLGKSGIVTAALKALGALSPDERKARGAEVNRIKDRLADALAARKQVLEQAELDHRLASETIDITLPGRNGERGGIHPITRTLERITAIFSRLGYQRADGPEIEDDWHNFEALNFPPHHPARAMHDTFYFGDGRLLRTHTSPVQVRSMQGRQPPIRIIAPGKVYRSDSDQTHSPMFHQIEGLLVDETSSFADLKGTLAEFIRAFFERDFEMRFRPSYFPFTEPSAEVDIRWDAEDGSTRWLEVLGCGMVHPNVLKNCGIDPERYTGFAFGLGVERFAMLRYGVSDLRAFFENDLRFLKQFA from the coding sequence ATGGATGACCTGGATAGCCGCGCGGTAGCCGCGCTGGCCGATATCGACAAGGCTGATACGCTGGAGGCGCTCGATGCGCTGCGCGTAAGCCTGCTGGGCAAGAGCGGTATTGTCACGGCCGCGCTGAAAGCATTGGGCGCACTCTCGCCAGACGAGCGCAAGGCACGCGGCGCTGAGGTCAACCGCATCAAGGATCGCCTGGCCGACGCGCTCGCCGCGCGCAAGCAGGTGCTCGAGCAGGCGGAGCTTGATCATCGCCTGGCCTCGGAAACCATCGACATCACGCTGCCGGGTCGCAATGGCGAACGCGGCGGCATCCATCCGATCACGCGCACGCTCGAGCGCATCACGGCCATCTTCTCGCGCCTGGGTTACCAGCGTGCCGATGGTCCGGAGATCGAGGACGACTGGCACAACTTCGAAGCGCTGAACTTCCCGCCGCACCATCCGGCGCGCGCCATGCACGACACCTTCTATTTTGGCGACGGTCGCCTGCTGCGTACGCACACCTCGCCAGTGCAGGTGCGCTCTATGCAGGGCCGCCAGCCGCCTATCCGCATCATCGCGCCGGGCAAGGTCTACCGCAGCGACTCGGACCAGACCCACTCGCCGATGTTCCATCAGATCGAAGGCCTGCTGGTTGACGAGACGTCCAGCTTCGCGGACCTCAAGGGCACGTTGGCTGAATTCATCCGTGCGTTCTTCGAGCGTGATTTCGAAATGCGTTTCCGTCCGAGCTACTTCCCCTTTACCGAGCCCTCGGCCGAAGTGGATATCCGTTGGGATGCGGAGGACGGCAGTACGCGTTGGCTGGAAGTGCTGGGCTGCGGCATGGTGCATCCTAACGTGCTGAAGAATTGCGGCATCGACCCGGAGCGCTACACCGGCTTCGCGTTCGGCCTGGGTGTGGAGCGTTTTGCGATGCTTCGCTACGGCGTCTCCGATCTGCGCGCGTTCTTCGAGAACGACCTGCGCTTCCTCAAGCAGTTCGCGTAA
- the rplT gene encoding 50S ribosomal protein L20: protein MARVKRGVTARRRHKKIIGRAKGYYNARRKVFRVANQAVIKAGQYAYIGRKQRKRQFRALWIVRINAAARQFGLSYSRLINGLAKAGITVDRKVLADIAVHDIKAFGAIAEKAKASLAA, encoded by the coding sequence ATGGCTCGTGTAAAGCGTGGCGTTACCGCCCGTCGTCGTCACAAAAAGATCATTGGCCGCGCGAAGGGTTACTACAACGCCCGTCGCAAAGTCTTCCGCGTTGCTAACCAGGCCGTCATCAAGGCTGGTCAGTACGCCTATATCGGCCGCAAGCAGCGCAAGCGTCAGTTCCGCGCTCTGTGGATCGTCCGTATCAACGCTGCGGCTCGCCAGTTCGGCCTGTCGTACAGCCGTCTGATCAACGGTCTCGCCAAGGCCGGCATCACTGTCGACCGCAAGGTGCTGGCGGACATCGCCGTGCACGACATCAAGGCGTTCGGCGCGATCGCAGAGAAGGCGAAGGCCAGTCTGGCCGCTTGA
- the ihfA gene encoding integration host factor subunit alpha, translated as MALTKAEMAERLFLEVGLNKREAKEFVDAYFEVVREALEKGEQVKLSGFGNFDLRQKNQRPGRNPKTGEEIPISARRVVTFRPGQKLKVRVEGYAGPRE; from the coding sequence ATGGCGCTGACCAAAGCGGAGATGGCCGAGCGCCTCTTTCTTGAGGTAGGCCTCAACAAGCGTGAGGCAAAAGAATTCGTAGACGCCTACTTCGAGGTCGTCCGCGAGGCGTTGGAAAAGGGTGAGCAGGTGAAGCTGTCGGGTTTCGGCAACTTCGACTTGCGTCAGAAAAACCAGCGGCCGGGGCGCAACCCCAAGACGGGCGAGGAGATTCCTATCTCCGCTCGTCGTGTGGTGACGTTCCGACCGGGTCAGAAACTCAAGGTGCGAGTCGAGGGCTATGCTGGACCAAGGGAATAA
- the rpmI gene encoding 50S ribosomal protein L35 — MPKIKTNRAAAKRFRKTASGKFKAGHAFKSHILTKKSTKRKRGLRATNHVKACDTKGVARMLPYL, encoded by the coding sequence ATGCCCAAGATCAAGACCAACCGGGCGGCTGCGAAGCGTTTTCGCAAAACCGCGTCGGGCAAGTTCAAGGCCGGTCACGCCTTCAAGTCGCACATCCTGACCAAGAAGTCGACCAAGCGTAAGCGCGGTCTCCGTGCCACCAACCACGTCAAAGCTTGCGACACCAAGGGTGTAGCACGCATGTTGCCGTACTTGTAA
- the thrS gene encoding threonine--tRNA ligase, with product MIEITLPDGSKRPFDHPVTVQDVAASIGAGLAKATLAGKVNGKLVDASFPIENSASLEIVTEKSPEALDILRHSTAHLLAQAVQRLYPGAQVTIGPVIDNGFFYDFAYERPFTPDDLVKIEAEMEKIVKEALPVTRSVKSRDEAVSFFRGLGEEYKAEIIESIPANEELSLYSQGDFIDLCRGPHVPNTGKLRAFKLMKVAGAYWRGDSNNAMLTRIYGTAWLNDKDLKAYLHQLEEAEKRDHRKIGKALDLFHQQEEGPGMVFWHPKGWAIWQQVEQYMRRVYRQSGYQEVRCPQVLDVSLWKKSGHWDNYQENMFFTESEKHTYALKPMNCPGHVQIFNTSLHSYRDLPVRYGEFGACHRNEPSGALHGIMRVRAFTQDDGHVFCTEAQIESEVTAFHQQAMKVYDDFGFEDIALKIALRPDKRIGSDEVWDRAEEALRAALGAAGVKWEELPGEGAFYGPKIEYHMKDSIGRAWQVGTMQVDFMMPERLGAEYVDESSQRRHPVMLHRAIVGSMERFIGILIEHHAGLLPTWLSPLQAAVFSITDAQADYVREVAQTLVDKGFRVHADLRNEKVGYKIREHTLQKVPYLLVVGDREKESGAVSVRTRSGEDLGSMPLVAFIERLEAETRR from the coding sequence ATGATTGAAATCACGCTACCCGACGGCAGCAAGCGCCCGTTCGACCATCCGGTGACGGTGCAGGATGTGGCTGCCTCCATTGGCGCCGGCCTGGCCAAGGCCACTCTCGCCGGTAAGGTGAACGGCAAGCTGGTCGATGCCAGCTTTCCCATCGAGAACAGCGCCAGTCTCGAAATCGTCACGGAGAAGAGCCCGGAGGCGCTGGATATCCTTCGCCACTCCACCGCGCATCTGCTGGCGCAGGCTGTGCAGCGCCTGTATCCGGGCGCGCAGGTCACCATTGGTCCGGTGATCGACAACGGTTTCTTCTACGACTTCGCCTATGAGCGCCCGTTCACGCCCGACGATCTGGTCAAGATCGAGGCGGAGATGGAAAAGATCGTCAAGGAAGCGCTGCCGGTGACGCGTAGCGTGAAGTCGCGCGATGAGGCGGTGAGCTTTTTCCGCGGTCTGGGCGAGGAGTACAAGGCCGAGATCATCGAGAGCATCCCTGCCAATGAGGAATTGTCCCTGTATTCGCAGGGCGATTTCATCGACCTCTGCCGTGGCCCGCACGTGCCCAACACGGGCAAGCTGCGCGCTTTCAAGTTGATGAAGGTGGCCGGCGCGTATTGGCGCGGCGATTCCAACAACGCGATGCTCACGCGCATCTACGGCACGGCGTGGCTCAACGACAAGGATCTGAAGGCCTACCTGCACCAGCTGGAGGAAGCCGAGAAGCGCGACCATCGCAAGATCGGCAAGGCTCTCGACCTCTTCCATCAGCAGGAAGAAGGCCCGGGCATGGTGTTCTGGCATCCCAAGGGCTGGGCGATCTGGCAGCAGGTGGAGCAGTACATGCGCCGCGTGTACCGCCAGAGCGGCTACCAGGAGGTGCGCTGCCCGCAGGTGCTGGATGTGTCGCTGTGGAAGAAGTCCGGCCACTGGGACAACTACCAGGAAAACATGTTCTTCACCGAGTCGGAGAAGCACACGTATGCCCTGAAGCCGATGAACTGCCCGGGCCACGTGCAGATCTTCAACACGTCCCTACATAGCTACCGCGACCTGCCGGTGCGGTACGGCGAGTTTGGTGCCTGCCATCGCAACGAGCCCTCGGGCGCGCTGCACGGCATCATGCGCGTGCGCGCCTTCACGCAGGACGATGGCCACGTGTTCTGCACGGAAGCGCAGATCGAGTCCGAAGTGACGGCCTTCCACCAGCAGGCCATGAAGGTGTACGACGACTTCGGCTTTGAGGACATCGCGCTGAAAATCGCGCTGCGTCCGGACAAGCGTATTGGCAGTGATGAGGTATGGGATCGCGCCGAAGAGGCCTTGCGCGCCGCGCTGGGCGCCGCTGGCGTCAAGTGGGAGGAGCTGCCGGGCGAGGGCGCCTTCTACGGCCCCAAGATCGAGTACCACATGAAGGACTCCATCGGCCGCGCCTGGCAGGTGGGCACCATGCAGGTGGACTTCATGATGCCCGAGCGCCTGGGCGCCGAGTACGTGGACGAGAGTTCACAGCGCCGTCACCCAGTCATGCTGCATCGTGCCATTGTGGGGTCAATGGAGCGTTTCATTGGTATCCTGATCGAGCATCATGCCGGTCTGCTGCCCACTTGGCTGTCCCCGCTGCAGGCCGCCGTGTTCAGTATTACGGACGCTCAGGCCGATTATGTCCGCGAAGTAGCGCAAACCCTTGTCGATAAAGGTTTCCGGGTTCACGCCGATTTGCGCAATGAGAAGGTCGGCTATAAAATCCGCGAACATACGTTGCAGAAAGTCCCTTACCTGCTGGTGGTCGGAGATCGCGAGAAGGAATCAGGGGCCGTTTCCGTGCGTACGCGTTCGGGCGAAGACCTCGGCAGCATGCCGTTGGTCGCGTTTATCGAACGCCTGGAAGCCGAGACCCGTCGCTAA